One Pseudodesulfovibrio cashew DNA window includes the following coding sequences:
- a CDS encoding chloride channel protein, with protein sequence MSLLNQFFNYWRELAKSYTTVASFRWLVIGVLVGTISGLVAVGFFWLVEAGKFFLQHHLAGMVSPDPAGEGLFHGPEGAFRPWLIPVFTTGTGLITGWLVNRFIPETINGGTDGTDATINSFHNQGGVIRPRVAIIKGLCSVLTIASGGSAGREGPITQMGAGVGSWLATKFEFSAKERRLLLLSGAAGGLGAIFRAPLGGALTAVEVIYREDFEAEAILPSVMSSVVAYSIFTFFFGTEPIFGIPRFSFTDPRELLFYALLAFVCAAAGWMYVRTFYFIKYHVFFPLREKVGLMWSMALGGLAMGLLGILYPYTATDGLVTGGLLSGGYGWLELAILGQIPALGMCYIIVGKTVATSVTIGSGLSGGMFAPALFVGGMSGGLVGKFGNHFFPDIVTQPGAYILVGMAAFFAGVANAPIGPLIMVTELTQGYGLLAPLMLASALCLVLSRNFSLYEHQVENKFDSPAHTEDATINVLEQMHVSDFYNPGDVIVLEESTTLKALTDIIANSDQLYFPVRSTENGDYVGMVSIHNVRNWMFEEDLHELVVVRDLMSRPVYVRPDYDLYQALLRFVNTDYGQIPVVAETSTSDIIGLINRDDVFQAYAEAIAQVKGGEERPAASAVLPE encoded by the coding sequence ATGAGTCTTTTGAACCAATTTTTCAATTACTGGCGTGAATTAGCCAAGTCCTATACCACCGTTGCCTCTTTCCGCTGGCTCGTCATCGGCGTGCTGGTCGGCACCATCTCCGGCCTTGTCGCCGTGGGGTTCTTCTGGCTGGTCGAGGCGGGCAAATTCTTTCTTCAACACCACCTGGCCGGCATGGTTTCCCCTGATCCGGCGGGCGAAGGGCTCTTCCACGGCCCGGAGGGCGCATTCCGTCCCTGGCTCATCCCGGTGTTCACCACCGGCACCGGCCTGATCACGGGCTGGCTCGTCAACCGCTTCATCCCGGAGACCATCAATGGCGGCACCGACGGCACCGACGCCACCATCAATTCCTTCCACAACCAGGGGGGCGTCATCCGTCCCCGTGTGGCCATCATCAAGGGTCTGTGTTCGGTGCTGACCATCGCCTCGGGCGGCTCGGCCGGTCGCGAGGGCCCCATCACACAGATGGGCGCGGGCGTCGGCTCATGGCTTGCCACGAAATTCGAGTTTTCCGCCAAGGAACGGCGGCTGCTCCTGCTCTCGGGCGCGGCTGGCGGGTTGGGCGCCATCTTCCGTGCTCCCCTGGGCGGCGCTCTCACCGCGGTCGAGGTCATTTACCGCGAAGACTTCGAGGCCGAGGCCATCCTGCCCTCGGTCATGAGTTCCGTGGTCGCCTACTCCATCTTCACCTTCTTTTTCGGCACTGAGCCCATCTTCGGCATCCCCCGCTTTTCCTTCACCGATCCGCGCGAACTGCTCTTCTATGCACTGCTCGCCTTTGTCTGCGCGGCTGCGGGCTGGATGTACGTCCGCACCTTCTATTTCATCAAGTATCACGTCTTCTTCCCGCTCAGGGAAAAGGTCGGGCTAATGTGGTCCATGGCCCTGGGCGGTCTGGCCATGGGGCTGCTCGGCATCCTGTACCCTTATACGGCAACAGACGGCCTGGTAACCGGCGGCCTGCTCTCGGGCGGCTACGGCTGGCTCGAGCTGGCCATCCTCGGCCAGATTCCGGCCCTCGGCATGTGCTACATCATCGTGGGCAAGACCGTGGCCACCTCGGTGACCATCGGCTCCGGCCTGTCCGGCGGCATGTTCGCGCCCGCCCTGTTCGTGGGCGGCATGTCAGGCGGCCTGGTCGGCAAGTTCGGCAACCATTTCTTCCCCGACATCGTCACCCAGCCCGGCGCATACATCCTGGTGGGCATGGCAGCGTTCTTCGCCGGAGTGGCCAACGCGCCCATCGGACCGCTGATCATGGTCACTGAGCTTACCCAGGGTTACGGTCTGCTCGCGCCGCTGATGTTAGCCTCAGCCTTGTGCCTGGTCCTGAGCCGCAACTTTTCCCTCTACGAGCACCAGGTGGAGAACAAATTCGACTCCCCTGCCCATACCGAGGACGCGACCATCAACGTGCTGGAACAGATGCATGTCTCGGACTTCTACAACCCCGGTGACGTCATTGTCCTGGAGGAGTCCACCACGCTCAAGGCGCTGACCGACATCATCGCCAACTCAGACCAGCTCTACTTCCCTGTCCGCAGCACCGAAAACGGCGACTACGTGGGCATGGTTTCCATCCACAACGTCCGCAACTGGATGTTCGAGGAGGATCTTCACGAGCTGGTGGTGGTACGCGACCTGATGTCGCGGCCCGTGTACGTACGCCCGGACTACGACCTGTACCAGGCCCTGCTCCGCTTCGTGAACACGGACTACGGCCAGATCCCGGTAGTTGCAGAGACCAGCACC
- a CDS encoding bifunctional riboflavin kinase/FAD synthetase — MIIVNNPEDIRDAIGDSCVTIGNFDGVHKGHQRLIDLTCSRARATDRTSVVVTFDPHPLRVLRNDAPPFITLTEQKLELLSQYGPQVCLLLNFTMAMAKLSPEDFVQKYLLDGLHMKEMIIGYDYHLGKGRAGNFETLSELGRKKGFTVDRLDPVSIDGAVVSSTRIRDLVQAGKVWPVLPLLGRFYQVKGEVVHGMNRGGRLLGFPTANLKLVDELFPKPGVYAIWVEVNKEVHMGVANIGKNPTFGNDALSVEAHLLDFKGDLYGSDIRVHFVQRIRDERKFSGIDELKGRIRKDVELGRQILSQPEAAIKVTRPDFQRTTSSKPQ, encoded by the coding sequence ATGATCATCGTCAACAATCCAGAAGATATCCGGGACGCCATCGGCGACTCCTGCGTCACCATCGGCAACTTCGACGGCGTCCATAAGGGACACCAGAGGCTCATCGACCTGACCTGCTCGCGGGCCAGGGCCACCGACCGGACCAGTGTCGTGGTTACCTTCGATCCCCACCCCCTGCGGGTGCTCCGCAACGACGCTCCGCCTTTCATCACCCTTACGGAACAGAAGCTGGAGCTTCTCTCGCAGTATGGCCCGCAAGTCTGTCTCCTGCTCAATTTCACCATGGCGATGGCCAAACTCTCGCCAGAGGATTTCGTGCAGAAATACCTGCTCGACGGGCTGCACATGAAGGAAATGATCATCGGCTATGACTACCACCTGGGCAAGGGTCGCGCCGGGAACTTCGAGACCCTCTCCGAACTGGGCCGCAAGAAGGGCTTCACCGTGGACCGCCTGGACCCGGTGTCCATCGACGGGGCCGTGGTCAGTTCCACCCGTATCCGCGACCTGGTGCAGGCAGGCAAGGTCTGGCCCGTACTGCCCCTGCTCGGCCGATTCTATCAGGTCAAGGGCGAAGTTGTGCACGGCATGAACCGGGGAGGACGACTGCTTGGCTTTCCCACCGCCAACCTCAAGCTGGTGGACGAACTTTTCCCCAAGCCCGGGGTCTACGCCATCTGGGTCGAGGTAAACAAAGAGGTCCACATGGGTGTGGCCAACATCGGCAAGAATCCCACCTTCGGCAACGACGCCCTGTCCGTTGAGGCGCACCTCCTTGACTTCAAGGGCGACCTGTACGGCAGCGACATCCGCGTCCACTTTGTTCAACGCATCCGTGACGAACGCAAATTTTCAGGCATCGACGAGCTGAAGGGCCGCATCCGGAAGGACGTGGAACTGGGCCGCCAGATTCTCTCTCAGCCCGAGGCCGCCATCAAGGTGACCCGGCCCGATTTCCAACGCACCACCTCGAGCAAACCGCAATGA